The following proteins are encoded in a genomic region of Diadema setosum chromosome 18, eeDiaSeto1, whole genome shotgun sequence:
- the LOC140241577 gene encoding uncharacterized protein produces MPNRNIGSANESLKSKILRRVQEENARSQRERMRARQRLRQTNVENVSKLDVASRSLRRNVRIATTKSLPTLATARKRSNIRNPRKRKLKTVKGSNEENSETWSRSQEERPSPLPAKVFKTRDSLPKSSRSKEHERSVLPTKRRLRSATAGVPCRQHLKKSDSKKKIPKKKVDAEKVAIASTPPNALQKDMTETSNSPSRLVINEELPTLSPAVIVPERITQVARVQSRNDGPKKIVKESAKETPSCSKISSDGAGRESGAPVRELLNKNVKAKLRESLLGRDTLATVTQSSGTDAAPNEVRIVTTQTKSSSLEETPKPKVQVSACVAPLSAPMTVTTGEAAPTAKAAVGVEACQVTPVSVASVTVLPQPSASITSTLPTSVTSTKQNTRVTVSQAATDVIEVPPTPTTSSQCDKEPVGEGEKIKRPMNAFMIWSREQRLILSRQNTGMTNAEISIQLGHMWNDLSYDVKQRYFDEANKLKAQHKKDYPDWTYQPRPNKRRHKRETTLSTSPPGPATHMLLVMPDGEQILCPAMPVTSCPAMSNPSGQSTLMHTSQTIPTQNITSVSVQKNQEISPQNNQAISDQNNQTLFAQNNRAISAQAMPVKNVSFVSLLSDQAFPVPNNAAMSAQNVQTMSAVKLQTVPSQDVQTVSAQSVKTVSALSDSTMPGQSSQTTPVQSVQTLSATSGQMKSVEKQNDLAKSGQNHRAKAKVSKKATTARKTVKGQRQNRTAVASTVPSISTPQIGMAGSPVETGGQILYTVNQVQQQDGRYVYLTPVTVAPPTAIMPQQVSSLALNTINLPTQFQQASGDNGKTQSTITTPSQGGQMVQLDGSVINTSFPFYFTSIPSAPEATSRPQSATSSKKMQDAALLSTPAPTFGAPGVTPVDISPAVGEPPKEAQHHAEKQEASKPHAEQAVTTTCDISTPDRLLASLTVPPLDDDSERLFDRVMKITTEPTPVNSNPS; encoded by the exons ATGCCTAACCGGAATATTGGATCGGCGAACGAGTCTCTGAAATCAAAAATCCTCAGAAGGGTTCAGGAAGAAAATGCACGAAGCCAGAGAGAGAGGATGAGGGCACGACAACGACTACGTCAGACGAATGTCGAGAACGTATCAAAATTAGACGTTGCTTCGCGGTCACTGCGACGTAACGTTAGAattgcaacaacaaaatcacTGCCAACACTGGCAACAGCCAGAAAGAGATCTAACATTAGAAACCCACGGAAACGAAAGCTGAAGACAGTGAAGGGAAGCAATGAAGAGAACAGCGAGACTTGGTCGAG GTCACAAGAGGAACGACCTTCTCCATTGCCTGCCAAGGTCTTCAAGACAAGAGACAGCTTGCCGAAAAGCTCTCGATCAAAAGAACACGAGCGATCTGTTCTGCCCACTAAACGCCGCCTGCGATCGGCAACTGCAGGGGTCCCATGCCGCCAACATCTTAAGAAAAGCGACAGTAAGAAAAAAATTCCGAAGAAGAAAGTAGATGCGGAAAAGGTTGCCATAGCATCCACCCCACCTAACGCATTACAGAAGGATATGACAGAGACGTCAAATAGCCCTAGTCGTTTGGTCATTAACGAAGAATTGCCCACCTTATCACCTGCAGTGATTGTGCCTGAACGAATTACCCAAGTAGCACGGGTGCAGAGTCGAAACGATGGGCCAAAGAAAATAGTCAAAGAATCTGCTAAAGAGACTCCTTCATGCAGCAAGATTTCGTCCGACGGGGCTGGTAGAGAGTCTGGCGCGCCGGTGCGTGAGCTACTCAACAAAAATGTCAAGGCAAAACTCAGGGAATCCCTACTCGGAAGAGATACCCTCGCGACTGTGACACAATCTTCTGGGACAGACGCTGCTCCAAATGAAGTCAGGATTgtcacaacacaaacaaaatcctCATCGTTGGAAGAAACACCAAAACCTAAAGTTCAGGTGTCAGCCTGCGTCGCTCCCCTATCTGCGCCGATGACTGTGACCACGGGGGAAGCCGCACCAACCGCGAAAGCTGCTGTCGGAGTGGAGGCGTGCCAGGTTACTCCAGTTTCTGTTGCATCTGTCACAGTACTACCGCAACCTTCGGCAAGTATTACATCCACCTTGCCAACTTCTGTAACCTCTACGAAGCAGAATACACGAGTGACAGTATCTCAGGCAGCGACGGACGTAATCGAGGTGCCACCAACGCCTACCACCTCGTCGCAATGCGACAAAGAACCCGTAGGAGAGGGCGAGAAGATCAAGCGGCCGATGAATGCCTTCATGATCTGGTCGCGCGAGCAGCGCCTCATTCTCTCACGGCAGAACACGGGGATGACGAATGCAGAGATCAGCATCCAACTGGGGCACATGTGGAACGACCTTAGTTATGATGTCAAACAGAGATATTTTGACGAGGCAAACAAGCTGAAGGCCCAGCACAAGAAAGACTACCCAG ATTGGACTTACCAGCCGCGACCAAACAAACGTCGCCACAAGCGAGAGACAACACTATCGACGTCACCACCAGGCCCCGCCACCCACATGCTGCTTGTGATGCCCGACGGCGAGCAGATACTGTGTCCTGCCATGCCCGTCACAAGCTGCCCAGCGATGTCCAATCCCAGTGGCCAATCAACGCTTATGCATACCAGCCAAACAATACCTACCCAGAATATCACGTCAGTTTCCGTCCAGAAAAACCAAGAAATTTCTCCCCAGAATAATCAAGCCATTTCTGACCAGAATAACCAGACCCTGTTTGCTCAAAATAACCGAGCAATTTCTGCCCAGGCGATGCCTGTCAAGAATGTCTCATTTGTATCACTCTTGAGTGACCAAGCGTTTCCTGTTCCGAATAATGCAGCTATGTCCGCCCAAAATGTCCAAACTATGTCGGCTGTAAAACTCCAGACGGTGCCAAGCCAAGATGTCCAGACGGTGTCGGCCCAGAGTGTCAAGACGGTTTCTGCCCTCAGTGACTCAACGATGCCCGGCCAAAGCAGCCAGACGACGCCTGTCCAGAGTGTCCAGACACTGTCCGCTACCAGCGGCCAAATGAAGTCTGTCGAAAAACAGAACGACTTAGCTAAGTCAGGGCAGAATCATCGAGCCAAGGCAAAAGTCAGCAAGAAAGCAACAACAGCACGCAAGACAG TCAAAGGGCAAAGACAGAACAGAACAGCTGTCGCTTCCACTGTGCCATCGATCAGTACACCACAAATTGGCATGGCGGGAAGCCCAGTAGAAACG GGTGGACAGATCTTGTATACCGTGAACCAGGTCCAGCAACAGGATGGAAGATACGTGTACCTCACGCCTGTCACCGTCGCACCACCAACGGCAATCATGCCTCAGCAGGTCTCTAGCCTTGCCTTGAACACCATCAACCTGCCGACTCAGTTCCAGCAGGCTTCCGGAGACAACGGCAAGACTCAGTCTACCATCACCACTCCTTCCCAGGGAGGGCAAATGGTGCAGCTGGATGGTAGTGTGATCAACACCTCCTTTCCGTTTTACTTCACCTCGATTCCATCCGCTCCGGAAGCGACCTCACGTCCACAGAGCGCGACGAGCTCTAAGAAGATGCAGGATGCAGCGCTGCTCAGCACCCCTGCCCCAACCTTTGGCGCACCCGGAGTGACCCCTGTCGACATTTCCCCGGCCGTCGGCGAGCCGCCAAAGGAGGCGCAGCATCATGCCGAAAAACAAGAAGCTTCCAAACCTCACGCCGAGCAGGCAGTGACAACGACGTGCGACATCAGCACGCCGGATCGACTCCTGGCGAGCTTGACGGTGCCGCCGTTGGACGACGACAGCGAGCGTCTGTTCGATCGAGTCATGAAGATTACGACTGAGCCGACACCTGTGAACTCCAACCCGTCCTAG